From the genome of Rana temporaria chromosome 8, aRanTem1.1, whole genome shotgun sequence:
atacgtctcatatagcaggggaaactttacgccggaaaaagcctaatgtaaacaacgtaaaaaaatgcaccgggcggacatacgtttctgaatcggcgtatctacctaatttgcatattccttgcgtaaatctacggaagcgccacctagcggccagcgtaaatatgcagcctaagatacaacggtgtaagagacttacgccggtcggatcttagaaaaatctatgcgtaactgattctacgaatcaggtgcagagatacgaccccgcacactcagagttacgacggcgtatccggagatacgctgtcgtaactcctatctgaatccgggcctacttCTATATGATGCTCGTCTCGCCTCGGAACACAGGTCGAATAGGCAGCAGTTCAGTCATTCCTCCAAACCCCCAAAGAGCCTAGGTTTGGACCGAACCAACAACTCATCCCTACTGCGGACCAGGCTCAAGGCTGTGCAGGGCATTATGGGTGAGCACCAAAATTTATCAACCACAAATTCCATCGATTTATATTCTACATTAAATTTCAATATAACCCGGATCTCATCCCTCGTTACAAGGAGACTGCTAAGATGGGAAGAAGATTGGAGGGGAAGGTGACACCTCCCCAAAATGAGGACAATGTTCGGGCCCCGTAAGTGGGGGGAAAGTTCTGACCTTGAAGGggtctaggtttccacactatatatgtgtgtagcatcatctgctggagataaaagacatcacggtgactatggaggaagaggacggacatgacaggGGTTAATGGGTGTAAATAATATCGTATTACCTCCTCTGCAGCGACTTcagcaacgtctcctctctacttcctcctgactcacctttcacccggaacttcctatttatacctgacatcacttcctgtctgtagctgacatcacttcctgtctgggtagaTGTGAGaaaatcaccatcttgtggagttcAGAGAAACTGCAGTCCCGAGAAACGTCTCGTAATGTGAACATATCCTCgttctgtgtgtatgtactgtaaatccttatagatggggtcatctccactcccaccaaggagaGAAATATATCCCTGGCCTGGATATGCGTAGGGATTTACTTAATTTGATTTGATTTTGAAATGAGATGACTAATTTTGCTAAATGCTCAAATTGGCAATGTAGAGATGTTTACGCAAAAGTAGCTTGAAATGATCTACAGTTGatcctcggattacaagcatagtccgttccaggagtatgctcataatccaaaggaCTCGCATATCAAACTGAGTTttctcattgaagtcaatggaaacaaaaataatttgttccacattgacttcaatgggatgccatACCGAATGCGactagaggtgggggggggggggggggggcgccagagagtgtcaaaaaggcccaaggacacttcggctcatttcctgcgcccccgtaccttaggccaaatgaggtactgcaggccaatgtttggcttttcttggctcctgcgcccttgtacctcaggccaaatgaggtactgcaggtctattttcggctctgctcggcttctgtgcccccgtacctcaggccagatGAGGTaccgcaggcctattttcggctctgctcggcttctgtgcccccgtgcctcaggccaaatgaggtactgcaggcctattttcggctctgctcggcttctgtgcCCCCTTTACCTCAGGCCAGATGAGGTACGGCAGGCCTATTTAGTTTAGCctaattctgctcgtcttgcgagtcaacacttgcAAATCGAGTTgtttgcaaatcaaaacgctctcaaaccaagttactcttaaaccgaggttccactgtaccttgaTAAAAACATTCCCACGTTGCTTTGCTATCCTTGTGATACTCTTCCAAGCCACTTTTTGTATTAATCAGTGACGGTCTGCCCCCTCTCTTTATAATCCAGGCAACTTCTGGTCACTGGGAGTACCAAGTATTGGAGGTGTCATGACTACTTTGCagtaaggtgcacatggaagggcaatgctTTGTCAAATGTTTAGGTGTCTTTATTTCTATGTTATTACTTTTTTTccatgaatgaacaggagacctATGTACCCACTACTTATTTACATCGGGAGCAGTATCTTTGGCCCCCCTTATTATTAAAGATTCTGATAAGACACCGACCCATAGACCTCCATAGTCCCCAGGCTAAAATTGTGGGGAAGAAGCCCTTGTCCTTAatatagggacaaggtgctttgccagggggctccccctatgttttttttttttgctctttatttGATCAAAATGTATCAAATacaaggttataaaaaaaatgtttcccttcaTAGGAATAtacattaacattttttatttccaatGCCTTAACTACCCTTTGACTCCCTCCTCCAGCCCTCACCCGCCTTCCAACTCATTCCCTCCTTTTCTTCCATCTTCCCTCTTCCTTAAACACTTCTTTTTCCTCATCTCTATTCTCTAAGtacacttagagccggttcacggcagcacgactttgggggcgactctgcaagtcgtcctgaagatgacttcagaggcgattagcaaaatgacttctgtatagaagtcaatgcaaatcgccccgagccgcccccgaagtcgtgcaagaacctttttctaagtcggagcgacttgcgttgctcctatAAGAACGGTTCTagtgcatagaatgggacgcaactcgtcaggcggctgagctgcctgacgagtcgccccagtgtgaaccggctcttaatctCGCTAAAGTTCTTTGTTAATTTAAGCTTTTTCCACTTTTCCCATCTCTTATCAAACCTCTCTCTGATATCTTCCCGACTGTGTCTTAAGCGTTCCATATTATGTATTTCTTCTATTTTGTCGAACcacaaggtttgtttacacacacctctccccgttcttcagctcctgtgacccgatcacgggacaccggcggcgatcaggtccgcgggtcctgcggtcacggagcttcggaccgggtcgcgcctgggctcttaaaggggacgtacctgtacgcccttatGCCCAGCTgtcccattctgccaacgtatatatcgttgtgcggcggtcctcaagtggttaatgtaagagCGTCTCCATCTCTTATTGGATGTGGTAGGGCTGCTATGAAATGCTTGAGCTGGAAGTACCTCCATTTATCAATCACCAACATATCCTTTTTCAATTTTAACTCTTGCATAATACAAATTTTTCCCCCTTGTGTAATATCTCGTAattgtacattttcttttttaatccagTACCCCCCTATTGAACTTTTCCCCGGTGCCAAATAATTATTGACTTTTAGTACCATCAGTGGTGAATtatatttccatttatttttcCTGTGTATTAAATCCCAAATTTTCAGAACAAtccgtgtcagtgtgtgtgtattctctCCCAGTGACCTATATTGTGGTGGTGTCCATTAGACAtgcgcacactgaaatattttgtttcggaatttcgttttcgtccaaaaaatacatttatttggttactcctgaaatttgtttttatttatttcgtttaagattgcattcgtccgaaaatctgaatgaattaaggtcgaatctgtcattgaaggcttatggtgtctgtcgaaaagttcaaagaagattcgacggagcagctaaactgttcgACGCCGCGATCGTACTTTTtctgtcgaatgttccgcctacaagctagctatagtagaattctaatgttgtatgactagtattaattatatttattaattattattactagtcaaccaacattagaattcttctatgggCGGATATATTTGACCGGAAACGTACGTTTGCAGCGCcgaacagtttagctgctccgtagaatattcttagaactttcgacagacaccataagcctttaatgacagattcaacgtttgtatgtttttcgctgcttggTCGAATCTTTGTCGTCCATGTTGAATTGTCTACCCCAACAGTCAGCCGACTTTCACATTTGTTTCTCCAAGTGCAaacttctagctattttactgctcctcctcttttgttaaaatcagccaataacattcatcaacatcattaattttattttacttcccccacccaattccagcagtgatcttttctctctatggcctcatacacacgataggatagccagaggacaacggtctgaaggaccgttttcattagtcaaaaccgatcgtgtggggggccccataggttatttaaccttcggttaaaaaaatagggaacttgctttaaaatttaactgatggacgcctaaccgataggtcgaaaccgatcgttagtatgcaaaagcatcggttaaaaacctgcgcatgctcagaatcaagtcgacgcatgcttggaagcattgaacttcgttttttcagcacgtcgttgtgttttacgtcaccgagttctgacacgatcggttatttaacctatggtgtgcaggcgtgacggaccatcagtcagcttcatcggttaacctaagacaacggtccttcagaccgttgtcctctggctctcctatcgtgtgtacgaggcctcagtctaatcttttctctctatgtcgaatgacATGACATGCTACATCTGTTGACAGGcaatagtggcaagtgacaagctgcatctggtggcaggaaaTGGTCGCAAGTGACGTGCTATATCTagtggcaggcaatggtggcaagtgacatgcgacatctggtggcaggtgacaggctTCATCTGGtagcaagtgacaggctgcatctggtggcaggcaatggtggcaagtgacagggTACATCTGGTGGCAAGCACTGGTGAcatgtgacaggctgcatctggtggcaagcaatGGTGTCAAGTGACAGgctacatctggtggcaagcaatGGTGACATGTGACAAGCTGcgtctggtggcaagtgacatgctgcatctggaggcaggcaatggtggcaagtgacaggctacatctggtggcaggcaatggtggcaagtgacaggctacatctggtggcaggcaatggtggcaagtgacaggctacatctggtggcaagcaatGGTGGcatgtgacaggctgcatctggtggcaggcaatattggcaagtgacatgcaacatctggtggcaagtgacaggctacatctggtggcaagtgacaggcgACATCTGGAGGCAGGATATGGtcgcaagtgacaagctgcatctggtagcaggcaatggtggcaagtgacaggctACATATGGTGGCAGgtaatggtggcaagtgacatgctacatctggtggcaagcaatggtggcaagtgacaggctTAATCTGGTGGCAAGCATTGGTGAcatgtgacaggctgcatctggtggcaagtgccATGCTACACCTGGaggcaggcaatggtggcaagtgacaggctacatctggtggcaggcaatggtggcaagtgacaggctacatctggtggcaggcaatggtggcatgtgacaggctgcatctggtggcaggcaatggtggcaagtgacaggctACATCTGATGGCAGGCAATAGTGGcatgtgacaggctgcatctggtggcaggcaatggtggcaagtgacaggctACATATGGTGGCAGgcaattgtggcaggtgacaggctACATCTGGAGGCAAGTGACATGCTACATCTGGAGGCAGGGgaaatggtggcaggtgacaggctacatctggtggcaggtgacaggctacatctggtggcaggcaatagTTGGGATGATTGATGCACTAACACCACACCTGTCCAACCAAACCAGTTTCCATCTCTTAGACAATATTGTAAGCCATGACACAGTTAACTCTTTATCCGCACCATTGACACCATCTGCCGTTTCAATCCTGACCTTTAAAGGATATGtctgtattatgccgcgtacacacgacgggaaaaccgaggaccggcttggtcccttttccctgtgtacacacggccgttttttccCCGACAGGTTTTctcttggtcgagaaaaccggccgtgtgtaggctccctaATAGTGTTTCCCTacgggaaaactgcagagaaaaaaaaccGCTGCAATTCGCAacgagaaaatttagaacatgttctaaattttcccgtcgtgattctcggcgtTTTTCTCGCCGTGAAAAATGCTGGAGcgcctacacacggccagttttctcgTCCAAGAAAAAACATGACAGTttttccgacgagaaaactgatcgtgtctacGCGGCATTACTCGCTGCCACGTCCAGACAGGAATAGATCAGAGTTTACAATGGAGTAACGTCTTACCAGAGGCAAAAAGTTCTTTCATTTCTCTTTAGAGCCTTCAGAGATTCAGCTTAAcgatttttaatgaaacaaatgaTGCaggaaatatttacagaaaaggtTTTACTAAACAGTAAAATGATAGGATTTTTTTATAATGTCTAGAGATGCTCCGACACCCGGAACAGGAATGTCGCTTCTCACCCATATGGGATTTTCAATCCTGACCTTCAATGAAAATGTCTGTATTACTTGCTGCCACGTCCAGACAGGAATATATCAGAGTTTACAATGGAGTAACGTCTTACCAGAGGCAAAAAGCTCATACATTTCTATTTAGAGCATTCAGCTTAAcgatttttaatgaaacaaataaTGATGCaggaaatatttacagaaaagttgaaaaaaaattcccacacTTTCCGCAGGAATGGGTCAACTACTTGTGTGAATCCTCTGATGTCGGTAAAGAGTGGACTTCTTTGGAgaatatttcccgcactcaggacagggataccacttctcacctgtgtgaagtCTTTCATGTAGAAAAATCTGTAATCTCCAATGACAATATTTCCTAccctcaggacaggaatatggcttctaaCAAGTCTGATTCCAACAAATGTCTTCAAGAGATGGGACTTGTCTGAAAAATACTTCCCgctctcaggacaggaatacggcttctcacccataTGGGATTTTTATTGTCTGATAAGAGTTGATTTCTACGGATAACGATTCTCACACCCGGGACAGGAATACGACTTTTCACCCATATGGGATTTTCAATCCTGCCCTTTAAAGAAAATGTCTGTATTACTCGCTGCCACGTCCAGACAGGAATATATCAGAGTTTACAATGGAGTAACGTCTTACCAGAGGCAAAAAGTTCATTCATTTCTATTTAGAGCCTTCAGAGATTCAGCTTAAcgatttttaatgaaacaaaaaatgttgcaggaaatatttacagaaaagatTTTTACTAAACAGTAAAATGATAGGAATTGTTTTATAATGTCTAGAGTTGCTCCTCTGATGTCAGTAAAgagtggacttctgtgaaaaacattttccgtacTTTGTGCAGGAATAGGTCTTCTGCCTGGGGGAATCCTCTGATGTCAGTAAAGTGGACTTCTTTGAGAAAAAATTCCCACACTTTCCGCAGGAATACTTGTGTGAATCCTCTGATTCATGTAGAAGAATCTGTGATCTCCAATGACaatatttcccacactcaggataggaatacggcttctcacccataTGGGATTTTTATTGTCGGACAAGTGTTGATTTATGCGGATAACACTTCCCACACtggggacaggaatacggcttctcacccataTGGGATTTTTATTGTCGGACAAGTGTTGATTTATGCGGATAACACTTCCCACACCGGGGACAGGAATACGGATTCTCACCCATATAAAATCTTTGATGTGTGACAAGTTCTGATTTCAGTGGAACATTTCCCGCACACAAGGAAGAATTACTTTTttcatctttattattatttctttttctcAGTGTGAGATTTATGATGGCGGTAAAGAAGGGACTTCTCtgggaaacatttcccacactcagaacaggaatacggcttctcaccggtGTGGATTTTTAGATGTCTGACAAGTGTTATTTTCAGAGGATAAgacttcccacactcaggacaggaatacggtctctcccctgtgtgagaagtTTGATGTCTGTCAAGATCTGATTTCCGGtcataacatttcccgcactcggagcAGGTAAACGACTTCTCCagtgtgtgagatctttgatgtctgACAAGTGTTATTTTCCGCAGATAagacttcccgcactcaggacaggaatacggtctctcccctgtgtgagaagtTTGATGTCTGTCAAGTTCTGATTTCCGGtcataacatttcccgcactcagagcaggtatgcgacttctcccctgtgtgagatctttgatgtctgACAAATGTTATTTTCCGCAGAAAagacttcccgcactcaggacaggaatacggtctctcccctgtgtgagaagtTTGATGTCTGTCAAGATCTGATTTCCGGTcataacattttccgcactcagagcaGGTATACttcttttcccctgtgtgagttcTATGATGGACGTAAAGATAGGATTtttctgcaaaacatttcccgcactcagaacaggaatacggcttctcaccggtGTGGGTTTTTACATGTCTGACAAGTGTTGATTTCAGCGGAAAagacttcccgcactcaggacaggaatatggtctCACCCCTGTGTGAGAAGTTTGATGTTTGTCAAGTTCTACTTTATGTagataacatttcccgcactcagagcaggTATACGGCTTTTCCCCTCTGTGAGTTCTTTGATGTCTGACAAGTTCTGATTTCCACTGATAACATTtctcgcactcagaacaggaatacggtctctcccctgtgtgagttATTTGATGTCTGACAAGTTCATATTTCattgtaaaacatttcccgcactcagagcaggaaaacggcttctcacctgtgtgggaTTTTTGATGTATGACAAGTGTTGCTTTCTGCGTAAAAAATttaccgcactcagaacaggaataaggTTTGACCCCTGTGTGAGACATTTTATGTCTGTCAAGCTCTGGTTTCTGtagaaaacatttcccgcactcagagcaggTGTactgcttctctccagtgtgaattttAAGATGAATGTAAAGACGGGACTtctctgcaaaacatttcccgcactcagaacaggaatacggcttctcacctgtgtgggtTTTCACATGTCTGCCAAGCGTTGATTTCAGTggataacatttcccgcactcaggacaggaatatgatctctcccccgtgtgtgatacTTGATGTTTGACAAGTTCTGATTTGCATttaaagcatttcccgcactcagagcaggaaTGCACCTCTTCCCTTGTGTGAGTTCTATGATGGACGTAAAGatcggacttctctgaaaaacatttcccgcactcaggacaggaatacggtctctcccctgtgtgagatctctgatgcttAAAAAAACGTAATTCAGAGCTAGAACTTTCCTCACATTCAGGAAAtgaaggtttcccctccccctgaCTCCCGTCACCACCCCTCACAGTACGAGGTTGCTCAGAGTCGGAGGGATTCCATGGTCTATCCACACTGTGAAGTCCTCCATCCATAGTGGAGCTCATTGTCTTTTCTCCTCCACAATCTCCTGggatgtcctcatcttccattttacaacctggagataaagtgagacgatcctttgagggtttctccatggcgtgtcctggaaaaatagaaaGACATCATCAATAGATCTGAGAGGGTTAGTTCACTTCCATCAAGATTCCATCTGGATCAGGTAGATATGAGTGAGGAGATGTTCTCTGTGGAGGTCCCAACCAGCTGGGACACTTCCCCCCATCAAAGAACCTTTGGTCCTCCTCCCAGATCACTTCTACATTTAT
Proteins encoded in this window:
- the LOC120909699 gene encoding gastrula zinc finger protein XlCGF26.1-like, with amino-acid sequence MEKPSKDRLTLSPGCKMEDEDIPGDCGGEKTMSSTMDGGLHSVDRPWNPSDSEQPRTVRGGDGSQGEGKPSFPECEESSSSELRFFKHQRSHTGERPYSCPECGKCFSEKSDLYVHHRTHTREEVHSCSECGKCFKCKSELVKHQVSHTGERSYSCPECGKCYPLKSTLGRHVKTHTGEKPYSCSECGKCFAEKSRLYIHLKIHTGEKQYTCSECGKCFLQKPELDRHKMSHTGVKPYSCSECGKFFTQKATLVIHQKSHTGEKPFSCSECGKCFTMKYELVRHQITHTGERPYSCSECEKCYQWKSELVRHQRTHRGEKPYTCSECGKCYLHKVELDKHQTSHTGVRPYSCPECGKSFPLKSTLVRHVKTHTGEKPYSCSECGKCFAEKSYLYVHHRTHTGEKKYTCSECGKCYDRKSDLDRHQTSHTGERPYSCPECGKSFLRKITFVRHQRSHTGEKSHTCSECGKCYDRKSELDRHQTSHTGERPYSCPECGKSYLRKITLVRHQRSHTLEKSFTCSECGKCYDRKSDLDRHQTSHTGERPYSCPECGKSYPLKITLVRHLKIHTGEKPYSCSECGKCFPEKSLLYRHHKSHTEKKK